A part of Bacillus rossius redtenbacheri isolate Brsri chromosome 1, Brsri_v3, whole genome shotgun sequence genomic DNA contains:
- the LOC134541206 gene encoding uncharacterized protein LOC134541206, whose amino-acid sequence MERTFKRVEDKIGEGNMKALLIDDDLMIWGEKDDVVQEQLKAWITYGAENLTVSESDAGKIREIGMKFMRNMLAVTSRDQIRNEIVQARSGVHDLREIIEKARMRCTKKIEVVCMTRSKNGRIELDGVEPKQVETFKYLGKTYGAETLTVSESDAGKIREIGMKFMRNMLAVTSRDQIRNEIVQARSGVHDLREIIEKARMRWYGHVQ is encoded by the exons ATGGAGAGGACATTTAAGAGGGTGGAAGATAAGATTGGAGAAGGAAATATGAAGGCCTTGCTGATTGATGATGATTTGATGATTTGGGGAGAAAAGGATGATGTAGTGCAAGAGCAGTTAAAGGCATGGA TCACATATGGAGCAGAGAATTTGACTGTTAGTGAGAGtgatgctgggaagatcagagaAATAGGTATGAAGTTTATGAGGAATATGTTGGCAGTTACGAGTCGAGACCAGATCAGAAATGAGATAGTGCAAGCAAGATCAGGAGTACACGACTTGAGGGAGATCattgaaaaagcaagaatgagGTG CACTAAAAAGATTGAAGTGGTGTGCATGACAAGGAGCAAAAATGGCCGCATTGAATTAGATGGTGTTGAGCCAAAACAAGTAGAAACGTTCAAGTATCTCGGAA AAACATATGGAGCAGAGACTTTGACTGTTAGTGAGAGtgatgctgggaagatcagagaAATAGGTATGAAGTTTATGAGGAATATGTTGGCAGTTACGAGTCGAGACCAGATCAGAAATGAGATAGTGCAAGCAAGATCAGGAGTACACGACTTGAGGGAGATCattgaaaaagcaagaatgagGTGGTATGGCCATGTACAGTGA